One Flavobacterium sp. 90 DNA segment encodes these proteins:
- a CDS encoding multidrug effflux MFS transporter, with protein MTTKKYIQLILILGSLTALGPFSIDMYLPGFSGIAKDLHTTVAKVSMSLSSYFIGISAGQLLYGPLLDRFGRKKPLFIGLMVYILASLGCVYIADIDSFIFLRFIQAIGSCAATVASVAMVRDLFPVKDIPKVFSLLMLVLGLSPMLAPTIGGYVTEDYGWHTVFLILMFMGIAILIASQIGLPNSYKPDTSISLKPKPIILNFLKVLKEPQFYTYAFTGSIAFSGLFTYVAASPIIFMDIYHVDAKTYGWIFAFMSVSFIGSSQLNSILLKKFSSEQMIFAALILQSFITIVFLILAFNNLLGLYQTIAMLFLFLGCLGISNPNTAGLTMAPFAKNAGSASALMGAIQLGLGALASFAVGIFVKDSVVPMILIMTVTTVIAFIVLNIGKRFIKEKVEISETDDVVVGH; from the coding sequence ATGACAACAAAAAAATACATTCAGCTAATCCTTATTTTAGGTTCTTTAACCGCACTTGGTCCTTTTTCAATTGATATGTATTTACCCGGATTCTCTGGTATTGCCAAAGATTTACATACTACTGTTGCCAAAGTTTCTATGAGTTTATCCAGTTATTTTATCGGAATTTCGGCTGGACAATTGCTTTATGGACCTTTATTAGATCGTTTTGGACGCAAAAAACCTCTTTTTATTGGATTAATGGTTTATATATTAGCCTCATTAGGTTGTGTTTATATTGCAGATATTGATAGTTTTATCTTTTTACGTTTCATTCAGGCAATTGGTAGTTGTGCTGCAACAGTCGCTTCTGTAGCAATGGTTCGGGATTTATTTCCGGTAAAGGATATTCCAAAAGTATTTTCGCTTTTAATGCTTGTTTTGGGGCTTTCGCCAATGTTAGCACCAACAATTGGTGGATATGTAACTGAAGATTATGGCTGGCATACGGTATTTTTGATCTTAATGTTTATGGGAATCGCAATTTTAATCGCATCTCAAATTGGTTTGCCAAATAGTTATAAACCGGATACATCTATTTCTTTAAAACCAAAACCTATTATTCTTAACTTTTTAAAAGTACTTAAAGAACCGCAATTTTATACTTACGCATTTACAGGTTCAATTGCTTTTTCGGGCTTATTTACATACGTAGCGGCCTCTCCGATCATTTTTATGGATATTTATCATGTTGATGCTAAAACTTACGGATGGATTTTTGCCTTTATGTCTGTAAGTTTTATAGGTTCAAGTCAGTTAAATTCAATTTTACTAAAGAAATTTTCAAGTGAACAAATGATTTTCGCCGCATTAATTTTACAATCTTTTATTACAATTGTGTTCTTAATATTAGCATTTAATAATTTGTTGGGATTGTATCAAACTATCGCAATGTTGTTTTTATTCCTGGGTTGTTTGGGAATTTCAAACCCAAATACAGCCGGACTTACGATGGCTCCATTTGCTAAAAATGCAGGAAGTGCTTCAGCTTTGATGGGAGCTATTCAACTAGGTTTAGGAGCATTGGCTTCGTTTGCAGTGGGGATTTTTGTAAAAGATTCTGTAGTGCCGATGATTTTAATCATGACAGTTACTACAGTTATAGCTTTTATAGTTTTGAATATTGGTAAACGTTTTATTAAAGAAAAAGTAGAAATTTCTGAAACTGACGATGTTGTAGTTGGGCATTAG
- a CDS encoding DUF294 nucleotidyltransferase-like domain-containing protein: MNTIAEHIADFLKEYPPFDNLTFQELSDIATNIRVINLEKHAVLFQNNDLLHDSFYVVASGIINLTTIADAEETIINKCHEGDIFGLRPFFAKNNYMMTAKAREESIIYAIPIAVFRPFVANNSDVLNFLLESFATNSRHTKDSVSSNGKMISDTSFYVDQQSEMQYIQSLNYNNSPLTTDASHIVKDVAILMTDAMMDNVIVCEKNRPIGIVTATDLASKIATGRYPITETIDKIMSSPVVTVIENVSLAEAQLLMLKHNVTHLCVTKDGTSKSAVKGIISEHDLIVAQASNPGVLIKEIKRSQLPKDLKQIRDRLSDLIQNSIQKNIPISHISNIVSEINLAIIKRAVELSILDLGSPPARFAWLSIGSQGRKEQLLLTDQDSILIFEDVAPEKYREVKDYFLRLAKRATSILEKVGYEFCPNGHMGSNMLWCKSLTDWTKQYNSWMNTPGENSNDLSSIFFDYEIVFGEPKIEEVIENVIFKNAVNNTLFFDFLGNDALKKNSPLSFFKKFIVEEEGPEKGKFDIKTRALMPLIDGARLLILNSNIKGIKNTYLRFKQLAITDSKNAEIYLSCAEAFLTLSKFRTVEGLKNDDSGQYINLREMSKTDKEKLKNALTPMKDLEELIKSKFQLTQFS; the protein is encoded by the coding sequence ATGAATACAATAGCTGAGCATATTGCAGATTTTTTAAAAGAATACCCGCCATTTGATAATTTAACTTTTCAGGAATTATCTGATATTGCAACCAATATTCGTGTTATAAATTTAGAAAAACATGCGGTATTATTTCAAAACAATGATTTACTTCACGACAGTTTTTATGTTGTAGCTTCTGGTATCATAAATTTAACAACAATTGCCGACGCCGAAGAAACGATTATTAACAAATGTCATGAAGGTGATATTTTTGGATTACGTCCGTTTTTTGCTAAGAATAACTACATGATGACCGCGAAAGCTCGTGAAGAAAGTATTATTTACGCAATTCCTATCGCTGTTTTCAGGCCTTTTGTTGCTAATAATTCAGATGTTTTGAACTTTTTATTAGAAAGTTTCGCTACAAATTCAAGACATACAAAAGATAGCGTTAGTTCTAATGGAAAAATGATTTCTGATACCTCATTTTATGTAGATCAGCAATCAGAAATGCAATATATTCAGTCTCTTAACTATAATAATTCACCTTTAACAACTGACGCAAGCCATATTGTTAAAGATGTTGCTATATTAATGACCGATGCAATGATGGATAATGTCATTGTATGCGAAAAAAATCGCCCAATTGGTATTGTTACAGCTACAGATCTAGCGTCTAAGATAGCGACAGGACGTTACCCGATTACAGAAACAATTGACAAAATAATGTCGTCGCCTGTAGTTACCGTAATTGAAAATGTTTCTCTTGCCGAAGCACAATTACTAATGCTAAAACATAATGTAACGCACTTGTGTGTTACAAAAGACGGTACAAGTAAATCTGCTGTAAAAGGAATAATTTCTGAACACGATCTAATTGTGGCTCAAGCAAGTAACCCTGGTGTTTTAATCAAAGAGATTAAACGTTCGCAACTTCCAAAAGACTTAAAACAAATACGTGATCGTTTATCTGATTTGATTCAGAATTCGATTCAAAAGAATATTCCGATTTCGCATATTAGTAATATTGTAAGCGAAATTAATTTAGCGATAATCAAACGTGCTGTTGAGTTGTCTATATTAGATTTAGGCTCCCCTCCTGCTCGTTTTGCATGGTTAAGCATTGGTAGTCAAGGGCGTAAGGAACAACTTTTATTAACAGATCAGGATAGTATTTTGATTTTTGAAGATGTTGCTCCGGAAAAATACAGAGAAGTAAAAGATTATTTCCTTAGATTAGCAAAAAGAGCTACATCAATACTGGAAAAAGTTGGTTATGAATTTTGTCCAAATGGGCATATGGGAAGCAATATGCTTTGGTGTAAGTCATTGACTGACTGGACAAAACAATACAACAGTTGGATGAATACTCCAGGTGAAAACAGTAATGATTTAAGCAGTATTTTCTTTGATTATGAGATCGTTTTTGGAGAACCTAAAATTGAAGAAGTTATTGAAAATGTCATTTTTAAAAATGCCGTTAACAATACTTTATTCTTTGACTTTTTAGGAAATGATGCTTTGAAAAAGAATTCTCCTTTGAGTTTTTTCAAAAAATTCATTGTTGAGGAAGAAGGTCCGGAAAAAGGAAAATTTGATATCAAAACACGTGCATTAATGCCTTTGATTGATGGCGCGCGTTTATTAATTTTAAATTCGAATATTAAAGGAATCAAGAATACCTATTTAAGATTCAAACAATTAGCAATAACAGATTCTAAAAATGCTGAGATATACCTGAGCTGTGCCGAAGCTTTTTTAACTTTGTCAAAATTTAGAACTGTGGAAGGATTAAAAAATGACGATTCTGGTCAATATATAAATTTGAGAGAAATGTCTAAAACAGACAAAGAGAAGTTAAAAAATGCTTTGACTCCAATGAAAGATCTTGAGGAATTAATTAAAAGTAAATTTCAATTGACCCAATTCTCATAA
- a CDS encoding 3'-5' exonuclease, translating to MLDWIKNINKEYPDFWKDYLTKFETKPNRFVVLSTETSGLNPNKDVILSLGAFSVVDDSIIIKDNFEAVLLQYKFLQDNGLSNEFIIESKMLKMPEPDAIESLVNFIGNSILVGHHINFDIEMLNAALERLDCGRLKNEALDVDMMYRKLTDINDKQFSLDDLTEIFKIPKSDRNSSAEDAYKIALLFLKLKSRLGIK from the coding sequence ATGCTAGACTGGATTAAAAATATCAATAAGGAGTATCCGGATTTCTGGAAAGATTACCTGACTAAATTCGAAACAAAACCTAATAGATTTGTGGTCTTATCGACTGAAACTTCGGGACTAAACCCAAATAAAGATGTTATTTTGTCTTTGGGTGCTTTTTCTGTAGTGGATGATAGTATTATAATAAAGGATAATTTTGAAGCTGTTTTGTTACAGTACAAATTTTTGCAGGATAATGGTCTTTCGAATGAGTTTATCATAGAAAGTAAAATGCTCAAAATGCCTGAACCTGATGCTATTGAATCTTTGGTGAATTTTATCGGTAATTCAATTCTGGTTGGTCATCATATTAATTTTGACATCGAAATGCTAAATGCTGCATTAGAGCGTCTTGATTGCGGAAGATTAAAAAACGAAGCCTTAGATGTTGATATGATGTACAGAAAATTAACTGATATCAATGACAAACAGTTTTCGCTTGACGATTTAACCGAAATATTTAAAATTCCGAAAAGTGATCGAAATTCATCTGCTGAAGATGCATATAAAATTGCTTTATTGTTTTTGAAACTTAAATCCAGATTAGGAATTAAATAG